Proteins co-encoded in one Methylosinus sp. PW1 genomic window:
- a CDS encoding ParA family protein, with amino-acid sequence MQIIVINSQKGGSGKTMLCKHLAVEAERSGDGPVFVIDTDPQGTLTAWHSKREAETPARVDLPFNGMEKGLELIRTHGAAYCIIDTASGRLDIASELFKLADLVIFPVQPSEDDLTAAPVTVQNLKACGVPFVFVLTRVKPNTLITAQAAAILSKHGQVAETLIADRTGYKSPYAKGQTSTEAEPKGAAAQEIAGLWRNIKSCLHENMQESEALKKHG; translated from the coding sequence ATGCAAATAATCGTAATCAATTCTCAGAAGGGCGGCAGCGGCAAGACGATGCTTTGCAAGCATCTGGCGGTGGAGGCCGAGCGCAGCGGCGACGGCCCGGTGTTTGTGATCGACACCGACCCGCAAGGCACGTTGACGGCTTGGCACTCCAAGCGCGAAGCGGAAACGCCTGCCCGTGTCGATTTGCCTTTTAATGGAATGGAGAAGGGGCTTGAACTCATCCGCACACATGGCGCGGCCTATTGCATCATCGACACGGCATCCGGGCGGCTCGATATCGCGTCGGAATTGTTCAAGCTAGCCGACCTTGTGATTTTCCCGGTTCAGCCGAGCGAGGACGATCTTACCGCCGCTCCCGTGACGGTTCAGAACCTCAAAGCCTGCGGCGTCCCCTTCGTTTTCGTGCTGACCCGCGTAAAGCCGAACACCCTGATTACCGCGCAGGCCGCCGCTATTCTCTCCAAGCACGGGCAGGTCGCCGAAACCCTCATTGCCGACCGCACCGGCTACAAGTCGCCTTATGCCAAGGGCCAGACTAGCACCGAGGCCGAACCGAAGGGCGCAGCCGCGCAAGAGATCGCGGGTTTGTGGAGAAACATAAAATCATGCTTGCATGAAAACATGCAGGAATCGGAGGCGTTGAAGAAACATGGCTAA
- a CDS encoding helix-turn-helix domain-containing protein — protein MSAFQLSFTPLPLGELVAGLTGTARATWPVWRDSSRGDVKFAPLPRKKAARLYHEARRFERTTRTPGRQDGALGRNGLAVLHALIFDFLNYATGALFPSQESIARAANISPRSVARGLAKLKAAGVVNWLRRCAEDWIEGRFVLRQQSNAYAILPASQWRGYAAEPQAPPPHPDAWGACPPLPSCLDAAQADTSHAARLRTLALDPHDALAAALARLGSHIAPKG, from the coding sequence ATGTCCGCATTCCAGCTATCATTTACCCCCCTGCCCCTTGGCGAGCTCGTGGCGGGCCTTACCGGCACCGCCCGCGCGACCTGGCCCGTGTGGCGGGACAGCAGCCGCGGCGACGTGAAATTCGCCCCCCTGCCCCGCAAGAAGGCTGCGCGGCTCTATCACGAGGCCCGCCGCTTCGAGCGCACGACGCGGACGCCGGGGCGGCAGGACGGCGCGCTCGGCCGCAACGGCCTTGCCGTGCTGCATGCGCTGATCTTCGATTTCCTGAACTACGCGACCGGCGCGCTGTTTCCGTCGCAGGAGAGCATCGCCCGCGCGGCCAATATCAGCCCGCGCAGCGTGGCGCGCGGCTTGGCGAAGCTGAAAGCCGCAGGCGTCGTGAACTGGCTACGCCGCTGCGCCGAGGACTGGATAGAGGGGCGCTTCGTGCTGCGGCAGCAGTCGAACGCCTACGCGATCTTGCCCGCCTCGCAGTGGCGGGGCTACGCGGCGGAGCCGCAGGCCCCTCCCCCGCATCCCGACGCATGGGGCGCTTGCCCGCCCCTGCCGTCGTGCCTCGACGCCGCGCAGGCGGACACGAGCCACGCGGCGCGGCTTCGGACGTTGGCTCTCGACCCGCACGACGCCCTCGCGGCGGCGCTGGCGCGGCTCGGAAGCCATATCGCGCCGAAGGGTTGA